Proteins from one Nicotiana tabacum cultivar K326 chromosome 23, ASM71507v2, whole genome shotgun sequence genomic window:
- the LOC107808212 gene encoding hsp70 nucleotide exchange factor FES1: MRRLIFIAVLFVVIAEIANTQLVEVPVAKEEGDELGDMGFNFKEEEIDGGFSSLDGMLQWAIGHSDPGVLKERSEVFQRMSPEELKERQTEIKELVEKLKMPSDAQLMQIAVNDLDNSSLPLEHHQRALEELLVLVEHIDNAIDLHKLGGFSVLLRKLDHFEPQIRTAAAWVLGKASQNNPVVQKQVLELGALPMLMKMMKSHSTEEALKALFAVSALIRNNLIGQDMFYQEAGHTMLQEVLSNSKLDIRLHKKSLFLIADLADGQLENENTAAVPFFSNRLLLKAVVDSMASSDLDLLEKALYAIKNILLLRSAEVQVFKDFCKLNEALERMRQQLQQFMVEDDLREYATDLEGLRREVELTFLQKLDKVTQAAR, translated from the exons ATGAGGCGGTTGATTTTTATAGCAGTTTTGTTTGTCGTAATTGCAGAAATTGCAAATACACAACTTGTTGAAGTACCTGTAGCTAAGGAGGAGGGAGATGAATTGGGGGATATGGGTTTTAATTTCAAAGAGGAGGAGATTGATGGTGGTTTCTCTTCTTTAGATGGAATGTTACAATGGGCTATAG GCCATTCTGATCCTGGAGTACTAAAAGAAAGATCAGAAGTTTTTCAACGCATGTCTCCCGAGGAGCTAAAGGAGCGACAGACTGAAATAAAG GAACTGGTGGAGAAGCTAAAAATGCCCTCAGATGCGCAGTTGATGCAGATTGCAGTTAATGATTTAGATAATTCATCACTGCCTCTGGAGCATCATCAGCGTGCTTTAGAGGAGCTGTTGGTACTTGTTGAGCATATTGATAATGCAATCG ATCTGCATAAACTTGGAGGCTTCAGTGTACTTTTAAGAAAGCTTGATCATTTTGAACCACAAATTAGGACTGCTGCTGCATGGGTTCTTGGCAAAGCCAGTCAAAATAACCCAGTTGTTCAGAAGCAG GTCCTGGAGCTTGGGGCATTGCCAATGctgatgaagatgatgaaatctCACTCCACTGAAGAAGCATTAAAAGCCCTATTTGCTGTTTCAGCACTAATCAGAAATAATTTGATTGGCCAAGATATGTTTTATCAGGAAGCTGGACATACAATGCTTCAG GAGGTTCTTAGCAATTCAAAGCTGGATATCAGGTTGCATAAGAAATCACTGTTTCTTATTGCTGATTTGGCCGATGGTCAACTGGAGAATGAGAATACCGCGGCGGTACCCTTTTTCAGCAACCGGTTGTTACTGAAAGCCGTGGTTGATTCAATGGCGTCGAGTGATCTTGATCTCCTGGAAAAG gcTCTTTACGCAATTAAAAACATACTACTACTTAGATCGGCTGAAGTTCAAGTTTTCAAGGACTTCTGTAAATTGAACGAGGCACTTGAAAGGATGAGGCAACAGTTGCAGCAGTTTATGGTAGAAGACGACCTTAGAGAATACGCAACAGATTTGGAAGGTCTTCGAAGAGAAGTTGAGCTGACTTTCCTTCAAAAGCTGGATAAG GTTACACAAGCTGCAAGATGA